The Nocardioides conyzicola genome has a segment encoding these proteins:
- a CDS encoding ABC transporter ATP-binding protein, which produces MSSFLSVRDLKVHFPTVDGIVKATDGLSFDLEKGRTLGIVGESGSGKSVSSSAILGLHRKTSAIVSGEILLDGTDLLKLSDEQMRRRRGKEVAMIFQDPLSAMHPYYTVGNQIGEAYRVHHDVSKRAARARAIEMLDRVGIPQPDRRVDDYPHQFSGGMRQRAMIAMGLINNPSLLIADEPTTALDVTVQAQILDLLQDLQKEFESAVIIITHDLGVIAEVADEVLVMYAGRAVEVGSCNEILTHPEMPYTWGLLSSVPDVRGDTNARLIPIPGNPPSLLTPPSGCAFHPRCPHRDKVPGNLCTTTLPELAPGTRTETHLKRCHLTNPDVVFEQEVLPEIAPDLVEDAR; this is translated from the coding sequence GTGTCCAGCTTTCTTTCGGTTCGTGACCTCAAGGTCCACTTCCCGACGGTCGACGGCATCGTCAAGGCGACCGACGGCCTGTCCTTCGACCTCGAGAAGGGGAGGACTCTCGGCATCGTCGGCGAGTCCGGCTCCGGCAAGTCGGTCTCGAGCTCGGCGATCCTCGGCCTGCACCGCAAGACCAGCGCCATCGTCAGCGGCGAGATCCTGCTCGACGGCACCGACCTGCTGAAGCTCTCCGACGAGCAGATGCGTCGCCGCCGGGGCAAGGAGGTCGCGATGATCTTCCAGGACCCGCTCTCGGCCATGCACCCCTACTACACGGTCGGCAACCAGATCGGTGAGGCCTACCGGGTCCACCATGACGTCAGCAAGCGGGCCGCCCGCGCCCGGGCGATCGAGATGCTCGACCGGGTCGGCATCCCGCAGCCGGACCGCCGCGTGGACGACTACCCGCACCAGTTCTCGGGCGGCATGCGGCAGCGCGCGATGATCGCGATGGGGCTGATCAACAACCCCAGCCTGCTCATCGCCGACGAGCCGACCACCGCGCTCGACGTGACGGTCCAGGCCCAGATCCTCGACCTCCTGCAGGACCTGCAGAAGGAGTTCGAGTCGGCGGTCATCATTATCACCCACGACCTCGGCGTCATCGCCGAGGTGGCCGACGAGGTGCTGGTCATGTACGCCGGCCGCGCGGTCGAGGTGGGGAGCTGCAACGAGATCCTCACGCACCCCGAGATGCCCTACACGTGGGGCCTGCTCTCGAGCGTGCCGGACGTCCGGGGCGACACCAACGCGCGGCTGATCCCGATCCCGGGCAACCCGCCGTCGCTGCTCACCCCGCCCTCGGGCTGCGCCTTCCACCCGCGCTGCCCGCACCGCGACAAGGTGCCGGGGAACCTGTGCACGACGACCCTGCCGGAGCTGGCTCCGGGCACTCGCACCGAGACGCACCTCAAGCGGTGCCACCTCACCAACCCTGACGTCGTGTTCGAACAAGAGGTCCTGCCGGAGATCGCGCCGGACCTGGTGGAGGACGCTCGATGA
- a CDS encoding ABC transporter permease, which yields MLAYVIRRLFVGVIMLIVMSLVTFFLFFASPIDPGRFACGKNCSVAQIKQTNKSLGYDKPTIVQWTDFLQGVVKGRDYPDDPELRAAAPQLVTHCAAPCFGYSVVNTKTVNQLMKEAFPVSLSISIAALVLWLFFGVLFGVIAAVTRGSLIDRGIVAVSLVLYAFPAFFIGLFLLKFVAIKWELVDVPVYTPIAEGGLGAWLTCLLLPGITLAVLYMAGYVRMTRAFVLESMSEDYVRTARAKGLKPRRVLVKHSMRAALTPLVTLVGLDFAGLMGGAIITETVFNYNGLGKLAIDANNTNDLPTIIGLVLLLGSFVIVANIIVDVLYAVIDPRVRVG from the coding sequence ATGCTGGCCTATGTCATCCGGCGCCTGTTCGTCGGCGTGATCATGCTGATCGTGATGAGCCTGGTGACGTTCTTCCTGTTCTTCGCCTCACCGATCGACCCGGGCCGCTTCGCGTGCGGCAAGAACTGCTCGGTCGCGCAGATCAAGCAGACCAACAAGTCGCTCGGCTACGACAAACCCACCATCGTGCAGTGGACCGACTTCCTGCAGGGCGTCGTCAAGGGTCGTGACTACCCGGACGACCCCGAGCTGCGCGCCGCGGCGCCGCAGCTGGTGACGCACTGCGCGGCACCGTGCTTCGGCTACTCGGTGGTCAACACCAAGACCGTGAACCAGCTCATGAAAGAGGCCTTCCCGGTCTCGCTCTCGATCTCCATCGCGGCACTCGTGCTGTGGTTGTTCTTCGGTGTCCTGTTCGGCGTGATAGCCGCGGTCACCCGAGGGTCGCTGATAGACCGGGGGATCGTGGCGGTCTCGCTGGTCCTCTATGCGTTCCCCGCGTTCTTCATCGGTCTGTTCCTGCTGAAGTTCGTGGCGATCAAGTGGGAGCTGGTGGACGTCCCGGTCTACACCCCGATCGCCGAGGGGGGACTGGGCGCCTGGCTGACCTGCCTGCTGCTGCCCGGCATCACCCTGGCCGTGCTCTACATGGCCGGCTACGTCCGGATGACCCGGGCCTTCGTCCTGGAGTCGATGAGTGAGGACTACGTCCGCACCGCCCGGGCCAAGGGACTCAAGCCGCGCCGCGTGCTGGTCAAGCACAGCATGCGAGCCGCGCTGACCCCCCTCGTCACCCTGGTCGGACTCGACTTCGCCGGGCTGATGGGCGGCGCGATCATCACCGAGACGGTGTTCAACTACAACGGCCTCGGCAAGCTCGCCATCGACGCCAACAACACCAACGACCTGCCCACGATCATCGGCCTGGTGCTGCTGCTCGGCAGCTTCGTCATCGTGGCCAACATCATCGTCGACGTCCTCTACGCGGTCATCGACCCGCGCGTCCGCGTCGGCTGA
- a CDS encoding ABC transporter substrate-binding protein: MFKYRKRVFAATAVVALTAGLAACGGSDSAGGPSAGGSTDADAAAGGTLNYLIFAPIEHVDPQRIYVGRDITNFSRTVYRQLVTFPISTDPKVSNTPVPDLATDTGTSKDGGKEWSFTVKDGVNWEDGQPITCDDFKYGASRVFATDVITGGPNYLLSYLDIPTDEKTGLPAYDGPYKGDGQDLFDKAVTCDGSTITYKFNKPWPDFPLAIAALHMMDPYRKDKDQGDKSNFQIFSNGPYKLDGAWSKNKGATLVRNDNYDPKTDSTDVRKALPESIVFNIGQTTETIYDQLIADSGDAQTAVTGQRIPAPYYNQIEGPVADRATLEASPYVDYLVPNFRKMKDPKVREALKVATNAKAWIDAGGGDKAFAPAESIVNPAVVGYKANPAFSGPQEGDPAAAKKLLEEAGVTLPYPITFTYPKTDTADKQAAALKETWDAAGFDVTLDGLGDTYYDVIQKPDKDSDVMWGGWGSDWPSAITVTAPLFDSRPNLTENSDGQDYGAYKSDEFNGLVDQAQNAASLEDQTAALQQADIVLGQDVAYIPLEIAQFYFLHGSKVVNFTTTPASSSYPDLGAIGVKQ, translated from the coding sequence ATGTTCAAGTATCGAAAGCGGGTGTTCGCCGCTACCGCGGTGGTCGCACTCACCGCAGGTCTCGCGGCCTGTGGTGGTAGCGACAGCGCTGGTGGCCCCTCGGCTGGCGGATCGACCGACGCAGATGCTGCGGCTGGCGGCACGCTCAACTACCTCATCTTCGCTCCGATCGAGCACGTCGACCCCCAGCGGATCTACGTGGGTCGCGACATCACCAACTTCAGCCGGACGGTCTACCGCCAGCTGGTGACGTTCCCGATCTCGACCGACCCCAAGGTCTCCAACACGCCGGTCCCCGACCTGGCCACCGACACCGGTACGTCCAAGGACGGCGGCAAGGAGTGGTCCTTCACGGTCAAGGACGGCGTCAACTGGGAGGACGGCCAGCCGATCACGTGTGACGACTTCAAGTACGGCGCGTCCCGCGTGTTCGCCACCGACGTCATCACCGGTGGTCCGAACTACCTGCTGAGCTACCTGGACATCCCGACCGACGAGAAGACCGGTCTGCCGGCCTACGACGGCCCCTACAAGGGCGACGGTCAGGACCTGTTCGACAAGGCTGTCACCTGCGACGGCTCCACGATCACGTACAAGTTCAACAAGCCGTGGCCGGACTTCCCGCTCGCGATTGCTGCGCTGCACATGATGGACCCGTACCGCAAGGACAAGGACCAGGGCGACAAGTCCAACTTCCAGATCTTCTCCAACGGCCCGTACAAGCTCGACGGTGCCTGGAGCAAGAACAAGGGCGCGACGCTGGTCCGCAACGACAACTACGACCCGAAGACGGACTCCACCGACGTCCGCAAGGCGCTGCCGGAGTCGATCGTCTTCAACATCGGTCAGACCACCGAGACGATCTACGACCAGCTGATCGCCGACAGCGGTGACGCTCAGACCGCCGTCACGGGTCAGCGCATCCCGGCGCCGTACTACAACCAGATCGAGGGCCCGGTCGCCGACCGCGCCACGCTGGAGGCGTCGCCGTACGTCGACTACCTGGTGCCGAACTTCCGCAAGATGAAGGACCCGAAGGTCCGCGAGGCCCTCAAGGTCGCGACGAACGCCAAGGCGTGGATCGACGCTGGTGGTGGCGACAAGGCGTTCGCGCCTGCCGAGTCCATCGTGAACCCGGCCGTGGTCGGCTACAAGGCCAACCCGGCGTTCTCGGGCCCCCAGGAGGGTGACCCGGCTGCTGCCAAGAAGCTGCTCGAGGAGGCCGGCGTCACGCTGCCCTACCCGATCACCTTCACGTACCCGAAGACGGACACCGCTGACAAGCAGGCGGCTGCCCTCAAGGAGACGTGGGACGCTGCTGGCTTCGACGTGACCCTCGACGGTCTCGGTGACACGTACTACGACGTCATCCAGAAGCCGGACAAGGACAGCGACGTCATGTGGGGCGGCTGGGGCTCTGACTGGCCCTCCGCCATCACCGTCACGGCCCCGCTCTTCGACAGCCGCCCGAACCTGACCGAGAACTCGGACGGCCAGGACTACGGCGCCTACAAGAGCGACGAGTTCAACGGCCTGGTCGACCAGGCCCAGAACGCGGCGTCCCTCGAGGACCAGACTGCTGCCCTGCAGCAGGCTGACATCGTCCTCGGTCAGGACGTGGCCTACATCCCGCTGGAGATCGCGCAGTTCTACTTCCTCCACGGCTCGAAGGTCGTCAACTTCACCACCACCCCGGCCAGCTCCAGCTACCCGGACCTGGGCGCGATCGGCGTGAAGCAGTAG
- a CDS encoding ABC transporter permease — translation MTTTASNLESEQLPDPTGAPQGDLSKLKGQSPTRLAVGRFRRDKLSMVSFVVVVLYVLAAVAAPFLVKFGVLDPTSFHQDLTDPNTGGLPIGKLGGISWSHPLGVEPQTGRDVLSRVWYGLTFSLAIALSATLIAIIVGAVLGIIAGFSGGWVDALIGRSIDLTLSFPSTLMLLALSAMGIQLMADILPGDRSDPLPNGAYVVFVLALFGWPGIARIIRGQVLSVREREFVDASVLLGASRRRIYFKEILPNLWAPLLVTFTLTMPAYISAEAALSYLGVGIVPPTPTLGNILKGSINYSSADFMFFFLPAFLIMIIVVSFNLLGDGIRDALDPKTAR, via the coding sequence ATGACCACGACTGCCTCCAACCTGGAGAGCGAGCAGCTGCCGGACCCCACCGGTGCGCCGCAGGGTGATCTCTCCAAGCTCAAGGGTCAGTCCCCGACCCGACTCGCCGTCGGGCGGTTCCGCCGCGACAAGCTGTCGATGGTCTCCTTCGTCGTGGTGGTCCTGTACGTGCTCGCGGCGGTCGCCGCGCCGTTCCTGGTCAAGTTCGGCGTGCTGGACCCGACGTCGTTCCACCAGGACCTGACCGACCCCAACACCGGTGGCCTGCCGATCGGAAAGCTCGGCGGGATCAGCTGGTCGCACCCGCTCGGCGTCGAGCCGCAGACGGGTCGCGACGTGCTGTCGCGGGTCTGGTACGGCCTGACCTTCTCGCTGGCGATCGCCCTGTCGGCCACCCTGATCGCCATCATCGTCGGCGCGGTGCTCGGCATCATCGCCGGCTTCAGCGGCGGCTGGGTCGACGCGCTCATCGGTCGGTCCATCGACCTCACGCTGTCGTTCCCCTCCACGCTGATGCTGCTGGCGCTCTCCGCGATGGGCATCCAGCTGATGGCCGACATCCTCCCCGGCGACCGGTCCGATCCGTTGCCCAACGGCGCCTACGTCGTCTTCGTGCTGGCGCTCTTCGGCTGGCCCGGCATCGCGCGCATCATCCGCGGCCAGGTCCTGTCGGTGCGCGAGCGTGAGTTCGTCGACGCATCCGTCCTGCTCGGCGCCTCGCGCCGCCGGATCTACTTCAAGGAGATCCTGCCGAACCTGTGGGCGCCGCTGCTGGTCACCTTCACGCTGACCATGCCGGCCTACATCTCCGCCGAGGCCGCGCTGAGCTACCTCGGTGTCGGCATCGTCCCGCCGACGCCGACGCTCGGCAACATCCTGAAGGGCTCGATCAACTACTCGTCGGCCGACTTCATGTTCTTCTTCCTGCCGGCCTTCCTGATCATGATCATCGTGGTCAGCTTCAACCTGCTCGGCGATGGGATCCGCGACGCGCTCGATCCGAAGACGGCGCGTTGA